A genomic stretch from Falco naumanni isolate bFalNau1 chromosome 4, bFalNau1.pat, whole genome shotgun sequence includes:
- the NTAN1 gene encoding protein N-terminal asparagine amidohydrolase isoform X2: MPLLINGERIDLARPTGDTIRAYPYLEEKAKLLRSQPARIVEPKGLLYVQQREFAVTTPKDGSVSILGSDDATTCHIVVLRHTGSGATCLTHCDGSDTEAEVSLIMSSVKSFSNTTGYGRLEVHLVGGFNDDRQLSQKLTNQLLRAFDVQPDDVHLVTFCVTELNDREEKDIHFPIIYGIAVNVKTAEIFPATFPEKGPDEDLRSAHVLTGASLTNIYDAKKEQLHIGPYFWRPFPHVDFWLEQDDKQILQETPHLQEK, from the exons ATGCCGCTGCTGATCAACGGCGAGCGCATCGACCTGGCCCGGCCCACGGGCGACACGATCCGCGCCTACCCGTACCTCGAG GAAAAGGCAAAGCTTCTGCGAAGTCAGCCTGCTCGAATTGTGGAACCCAAAGGTCTTCTGTATGTCCAGCAGAGAGAGTTTGCAGTGACCACCCCTAAAGATG GTTCTGTTTCCATTCTTGGATCGGATGATGCAACTACCTGCCACATAGTTGTGCTCCGGCACACAG GCAGTGGAGCTACCTGCTTGACACACTGCGATGGATCAGACACAGAAGCTGAGGTGTCACTCATCATGAGTTCAGTAAAATCTTTCTCTAACACTACAGGATATGGAAG GCTGGAAGTGCACCTAGTTGGAGGTTTCAATGATGATAGGCAGTTATCACAAAAACTTACTAATCAGCTTCTTA GAGCATTTGATGTCCAACCGGATGATGTTCATTTAGTGACTTTCTGCGTAACAg aactcaatgacagagaagaaaaggatatTCACTTTCCGATCATTTACGGAATAG CTGTGAATGTTAAAACAGCAGAGATTTTCCCTGCAACCTTCCCAGAAAAAGGACCGGATGAGGATTTGCGTTCAGCCCATGTTTTAACAGGAGCATCA CTGACTAATATTTATGATGCAAAGAAGGAACAACTCCATATTGGGCCTTATTTCTGGAGGCCTTTCCCACATGTGGATTTCTGGCTGGAACAAGATGATAAACAGATTTTACAG GAAACCCCGCATctacaagaaaaatga
- the NTAN1 gene encoding protein N-terminal asparagine amidohydrolase isoform X1, protein MPLLINGERIDLARPTGDTIRAYPYLEEKAKLLRSQPARIVEPKGLLYVQQREFAVTTPKDGSVSILGSDDATTCHIVVLRHTGSGATCLTHCDGSDTEAEVSLIMSSVKSFSNTTGYGRLEVHLVGGFNDDRQLSQKLTNQLLRAFDVQPDDVHLVTFCVTELNDREEKDIHFPIIYGIAVNVKTAEIFPATFPEKGPDEDLRSAHVLTGASLTNIYDAKKEQLHIGPYFWRPFPHVDFWLEQDDKQILQNLSTSPLAEPPHFVSHIRSTLTFLKEHPFPSRSLFPDRKPRIYKKNEEGLWEQVCSDKI, encoded by the exons ATGCCGCTGCTGATCAACGGCGAGCGCATCGACCTGGCCCGGCCCACGGGCGACACGATCCGCGCCTACCCGTACCTCGAG GAAAAGGCAAAGCTTCTGCGAAGTCAGCCTGCTCGAATTGTGGAACCCAAAGGTCTTCTGTATGTCCAGCAGAGAGAGTTTGCAGTGACCACCCCTAAAGATG GTTCTGTTTCCATTCTTGGATCGGATGATGCAACTACCTGCCACATAGTTGTGCTCCGGCACACAG GCAGTGGAGCTACCTGCTTGACACACTGCGATGGATCAGACACAGAAGCTGAGGTGTCACTCATCATGAGTTCAGTAAAATCTTTCTCTAACACTACAGGATATGGAAG GCTGGAAGTGCACCTAGTTGGAGGTTTCAATGATGATAGGCAGTTATCACAAAAACTTACTAATCAGCTTCTTA GAGCATTTGATGTCCAACCGGATGATGTTCATTTAGTGACTTTCTGCGTAACAg aactcaatgacagagaagaaaaggatatTCACTTTCCGATCATTTACGGAATAG CTGTGAATGTTAAAACAGCAGAGATTTTCCCTGCAACCTTCCCAGAAAAAGGACCGGATGAGGATTTGCGTTCAGCCCATGTTTTAACAGGAGCATCA CTGACTAATATTTATGATGCAAAGAAGGAACAACTCCATATTGGGCCTTATTTCTGGAGGCCTTTCCCACATGTGGATTTCTGGCTGGAACAAGATGATAAACAGATTTTACAG aatcTTTCCACATCGCCCCTGGCTGAGCCACCCCACTTTGTTTCCCACATTAGGTctacattaacatttttaaaagaacatccTTTTCCATCTCGCTCCCTGTTTCCTGACAGGAAACCCCGCATctacaagaaaaatgaagaagggTTGTGGGAACAGGTTTGTTCTGACAAGATCTAA